One part of the Chthoniobacterales bacterium genome encodes these proteins:
- a CDS encoding Hsp33 family molecular chaperone HslO, whose amino-acid sequence MSENETPVPPDGTEVRTYFVRERNAMLARSDVSGLFVDYYLHLHDEGLRHEPTADRMLKDALVALLLHSASRPWSESVAWTINFQHPLLNVFVAADNRLATIAGNVFTKNVKENQSNLFYSDLVRNTDLPRRSVVTFEGSEVFPAVEEYYTQSEQRPARYFLLDDEDYVFITAQPGCDLEWFAALDIEAVRAIDKTETLSLLETRHYKWFCGCSEEVLLPMLATAMKVDREGLFGEDDSIRVTCPRCGAGYTITREMLEKKLGDAAG is encoded by the coding sequence ATGTCTGAAAACGAAACTCCCGTTCCTCCCGATGGCACCGAGGTCCGCACCTATTTCGTCCGCGAACGCAACGCCATGCTTGCCCGCTCCGATGTCAGCGGACTCTTCGTCGATTACTACCTCCATCTGCACGACGAGGGCCTGCGCCACGAACCCACTGCCGACCGCATGCTCAAGGACGCCCTCGTCGCTCTCCTGCTCCACTCCGCCTCCCGTCCCTGGAGCGAATCCGTCGCCTGGACGATCAATTTCCAGCACCCGCTCCTGAATGTTTTCGTGGCCGCCGACAACCGGCTCGCCACCATTGCGGGCAACGTCTTCACCAAAAACGTGAAGGAAAATCAGAGCAACCTTTTCTACAGCGACCTCGTTCGCAACACCGACCTCCCGCGCCGCAGCGTCGTCACCTTCGAGGGCTCCGAAGTCTTCCCTGCCGTCGAGGAATACTACACCCAAAGCGAGCAACGCCCCGCGCGCTACTTCCTGCTTGACGACGAGGATTACGTCTTCATCACCGCGCAACCCGGCTGCGACCTCGAGTGGTTTGCCGCCCTGGACATCGAGGCCGTCCGCGCGATTGATAAAACCGAGACCCTCAGCCTGCTGGAGACGCGCCATTACAAATGGTTCTGCGGCTGCTCCGAGGAAGTGCTTCTGCCCATGCTCGCCACCGCCATGAAAGTGGACCGCGAAGGCCTCTTCGGCGAAGACGACAGCATCCGCGTGACGTGCCCCCGCTGCGGTGCGGGTTATACCATCACCCGCGAAATGCTGGAGAAAAAACTCGGGGATGCGGCTGGGTAA
- the fusA gene encoding elongation factor G, translating into MSATLEAKPAANPNSPDRAFPLERTRNIGIAAHIDAGKTTLTERILFYTGMIHKIGEVHEGNTATDWMEQERERGITITSAATTCSWLQKKEEGVYKVFENIKQRVNIIDTPGHVDFTAEVERSLRVLDGAIAVFCGVAGVQPQSETVWRQATKYNVPRIAFVNKMDRTGANFDNAIKDMRTKLGANAWPVLIPYGREDYLKGQFDVINKKAVIYVDDDSTGSRYLIEEIPAEFKDMVDSAYDDLVTAMSDLDDEIGMAYLEEQPITIQMLKAAIRRQTIANKFVPVVGGSAFKNKGVQFLVDAVVDYLPSPLDIEATKGLNPDDLTPMEAPTSDFGKFCSLAFKLWSDPFVGKLVFFRVYSGKLSKGDTVYNPRTNKRERISRLIQIQADKREDIDTCYAGDIAAIVGIKNITTGDTLCDEDYPILLEPPTFPDPVISMAIEPKTKVDQEKMGNALQRLSEEDPTFKVFTNEDTGQTIIAGMGELHLEIIRDRMLREFKVEANSGKPQIAYRETITKKAHGVGKLIKQSGGRGQYGHVEVDVRPGERGKGLVIENKVVGGSIPKEYIAPTKKGIEEAVLNGIIGGYPVIDVEVDIVFGSYHDVDSNEMAFKLAAIFAMKDAFKNAASVLLEPIMKVENSTPDEFQGDIMGDLNRRRGQIVSIESKVNLSIINATVPLAEMFGYATAIRSLSKGRSSYSMEPSHFEQVPAQVLAAVIDSKEK; encoded by the coding sequence ATGTCCGCCACACTCGAAGCCAAACCTGCTGCCAATCCGAACTCTCCGGATCGTGCGTTTCCTCTGGAACGCACCCGCAACATCGGAATTGCCGCGCACATCGATGCGGGCAAGACGACTTTGACTGAGCGTATTCTTTTCTACACCGGCATGATCCACAAGATCGGCGAGGTGCATGAAGGCAACACGGCGACAGACTGGATGGAGCAGGAGCGCGAGCGTGGCATCACGATCACCTCGGCGGCAACGACCTGTTCCTGGTTACAGAAAAAAGAAGAAGGCGTTTACAAGGTTTTCGAGAACATCAAGCAGCGCGTCAACATTATCGACACTCCTGGCCACGTGGATTTCACGGCCGAGGTCGAGCGTTCCCTGCGAGTTCTAGACGGCGCGATTGCCGTGTTCTGCGGCGTGGCTGGAGTTCAACCCCAATCTGAAACCGTCTGGCGTCAGGCGACCAAGTACAACGTCCCTCGTATCGCCTTCGTGAACAAAATGGACCGCACCGGTGCCAATTTTGATAACGCGATCAAAGACATGCGCACCAAGCTCGGTGCCAATGCGTGGCCGGTTTTGATTCCTTACGGCAGAGAGGACTACCTCAAGGGTCAGTTCGATGTCATCAACAAGAAAGCCGTCATATACGTCGATGACGACTCGACGGGTTCCAGATATTTGATCGAGGAAATTCCTGCTGAGTTCAAAGACATGGTCGATAGCGCGTATGACGATCTCGTCACCGCAATGTCCGATCTCGACGACGAAATCGGCATGGCTTATCTCGAAGAGCAGCCGATCACCATTCAGATGTTGAAGGCTGCGATCCGCCGCCAGACCATCGCTAATAAATTTGTTCCGGTTGTTGGCGGTTCCGCCTTCAAAAACAAGGGCGTCCAGTTCCTCGTCGATGCAGTGGTCGATTACCTTCCAAGTCCGTTGGACATTGAGGCAACCAAGGGTCTCAACCCGGACGATCTCACTCCGATGGAGGCTCCCACGAGCGACTTTGGCAAGTTCTGCTCCCTCGCTTTCAAACTCTGGAGCGATCCATTTGTTGGCAAGCTCGTTTTCTTCCGTGTTTACAGCGGCAAACTTTCCAAGGGCGACACCGTTTACAATCCTCGCACCAACAAGCGCGAGCGCATCAGCCGTCTGATTCAGATCCAAGCCGACAAGCGCGAGGACATCGACACTTGTTACGCTGGCGACATCGCGGCCATCGTTGGCATCAAAAACATCACCACGGGTGACACGCTTTGCGACGAGGATTACCCAATTCTCCTTGAGCCGCCGACCTTCCCAGATCCGGTTATCTCGATGGCCATTGAGCCAAAGACCAAGGTTGACCAGGAAAAAATGGGCAACGCACTCCAGCGTTTGTCTGAGGAAGATCCGACTTTCAAGGTTTTCACCAACGAAGACACGGGTCAGACCATTATCGCCGGCATGGGCGAGCTCCATTTGGAAATTATTCGCGACCGCATGTTGCGTGAGTTCAAGGTTGAGGCCAACTCCGGCAAACCGCAGATCGCTTACCGCGAAACCATCACCAAAAAGGCGCATGGCGTTGGCAAGTTGATCAAGCAATCCGGTGGTCGCGGTCAATACGGCCACGTCGAAGTCGATGTTCGCCCCGGCGAGCGCGGCAAGGGTCTCGTCATCGAAAACAAAGTGGTTGGTGGCTCCATTCCCAAGGAATACATCGCCCCGACCAAGAAGGGCATCGAGGAAGCTGTTCTTAACGGCATCATCGGCGGCTATCCCGTCATCGACGTGGAAGTCGACATCGTTTTCGGCAGTTACCACGACGTGGATTCCAATGAAATGGCATTCAAACTCGCGGCCATCTTCGCCATGAAAGACGCTTTCAAGAACGCCGCTTCGGTGCTTCTGGAGCCGATCATGAAGGTCGAAAACAGCACTCCAGACGAGTTCCAAGGCGACATCATGGGCGATCTCAACCGCCGCCGTGGCCAAATCGTCAGCATCGAAAGCAAAGTCAACCTCAGCATTATCAATGCGACGGTGCCTCTCGCGGAAATGTTTGGCTACGCCACTGCGATCCGCTCCCTTTCCAAGGGCCGTTCCTCTTACTCGATGGAGCCTTCTCACTTCGAGCAAGTTCCCGCCCAAGTCCTGGCTGCCGTCATCGACTCCAAGGAAAAATAA
- a CDS encoding PIN domain-containing protein, whose amino-acid sequence MILVDSCVYIRLLRADLDPARELAGLAMEDELATCGVIRCEVLRGMRTAKARKALAAYLDCMLYIPTLNTIWEKAEDLLWEIDRTGFHIPLPDAVIAASALHVGATVLTFDGHFQHVPKLAVRSDYET is encoded by the coding sequence GTGATCCTGGTCGATTCGTGTGTTTACATCCGGTTGCTGCGGGCCGATCTGGACCCGGCACGCGAATTGGCCGGGCTCGCGATGGAGGACGAACTGGCGACTTGCGGCGTGATTCGCTGTGAAGTCCTGCGAGGCATGCGCACGGCGAAAGCGCGCAAGGCTTTGGCGGCTTATCTCGATTGCATGCTCTACATTCCGACTTTGAACACAATCTGGGAAAAGGCGGAAGACCTGCTCTGGGAGATCGATCGCACCGGGTTTCACATCCCGCTGCCGGATGCGGTCATCGCCGCGAGCGCGCTGCATGTGGGAGCCACGGTGCTAACATTCGACGGCCACTTTCAGCACGTGCCGAAACTGGCAGTTCGCAGCGACTACGAGACTTAG
- a CDS encoding type II toxin-antitoxin system VapB family antitoxin, with the protein MKMTMHIDEELLDRVIKVTGAASKTEAVNIALREMDRKIRLAEFGKKGLGLTKAEIRAAVAEDDTMFLRVAEEPATPSPIRRAKKS; encoded by the coding sequence ATGAAAATGACCATGCACATCGATGAAGAGCTTCTCGACAGAGTCATCAAAGTCACCGGCGCCGCCAGCAAGACCGAAGCTGTTAACATCGCCCTCCGGGAGATGGACCGGAAAATCCGGCTCGCGGAGTTTGGCAAAAAAGGACTCGGCCTCACCAAGGCAGAGATCCGGGCCGCGGTCGCCGAGGACGACACGATGTTTTTGCGGGTGGCGGAAGAGCCTGCGACGCCTTCTCCCATCAGAAGAGCCAAGAAATCCTAA
- the rplC gene encoding 50S ribosomal protein L3 — translation MRIGLLGKKIGMTRVYDEKGRATPVTVISAGGNALLQVKTLENDGYSAVQVGFDTQKESRVPKAELGHFAKTSSEPKKRLAEFRLEETDTISGDVNLKVSRFQPGQLVDVIGQSKGKGFQGVMKRHNFAGQPMTHGHTTHRRNGSIGNRSTPGRVWKNMGMPGHMGDERVTVQNLRVVQVREEENVILVAGAVPGANGGYVMIRPAIKSPTPTEVAI, via the coding sequence ATGAGAATCGGACTTTTAGGTAAAAAAATCGGTATGACCCGCGTCTATGACGAGAAGGGCCGTGCCACGCCAGTGACCGTGATTTCGGCCGGTGGAAATGCTCTTCTTCAGGTGAAAACCCTTGAGAACGACGGGTATTCCGCCGTGCAAGTGGGCTTCGACACCCAGAAAGAATCCCGCGTTCCCAAGGCGGAACTCGGCCACTTCGCCAAGACTTCCTCGGAGCCAAAAAAACGGCTCGCTGAATTCCGCCTGGAAGAAACCGACACCATTTCTGGCGATGTGAACCTGAAGGTTTCCCGTTTTCAGCCTGGCCAGTTGGTCGATGTCATCGGTCAATCCAAGGGCAAAGGTTTCCAAGGCGTTATGAAACGTCACAACTTCGCCGGCCAGCCGATGACCCACGGTCATACGACTCACCGCCGCAACGGCTCGATCGGCAACCGTTCGACTCCGGGTCGTGTCTGGAAAAACATGGGCATGCCCGGTCACATGGGTGACGAGCGTGTCACCGTGCAAAATCTCCGCGTTGTCCAAGTTCGTGAAGAAGAAAACGTCATCCTCGTCGCCGGGGCAGTTCCCGGAGCCAACGGCGGTTACGTGATGATTCGTCCCGCGATCAAAAGCCCAACTCCAACTGAGGTGGCCATCTAA
- the rpsL gene encoding 30S ribosomal protein S12 codes for MPTINQLVRKGRSKVTVKSKSPALVNCPQRRGVCIQVMTRTPKKPNSALRKVAKVRLTNGQEVIAYIPGEGHNLQEHSIVLVRGGKVKDLPGVRYHIVRGTLDALGVDGRRRSRSKYGAKRPKPGQVEAVKGKGGKGKK; via the coding sequence ATGCCAACGATCAACCAGCTCGTCAGAAAAGGCCGTTCCAAGGTTACGGTGAAATCCAAGTCACCCGCCCTCGTGAATTGCCCGCAGCGTCGTGGAGTCTGTATTCAAGTGATGACTCGCACGCCAAAGAAACCCAACTCCGCTCTTCGCAAAGTGGCCAAGGTGCGTCTGACGAATGGCCAGGAAGTCATCGCTTACATTCCCGGTGAAGGTCACAATCTGCAAGAGCACTCGATCGTCCTCGTTCGCGGTGGCAAGGTGAAGGATCTTCCCGGTGTTCGTTATCATATCGTTCGTGGAACCCTCGACGCCCTCGGAGTCGATGGCCGCCGCCGCAGCCGTTCCAAATACGGTGCCAAGCGTCCAAAGCCGGGCCAAGTGGAAGCCGTTAAAGGCAAGGGCGGCAAAGGTAAGAAATAA
- a CDS encoding aminopeptidase — translation MQDPRYARLSDILVRHSTRLQPGEKVLLDAFDIPEEMLVALVRAVRSVGALPFVQIHRASVTRELMREANEAQYEILSTLELARMRKMDAYIALRGSHNINELSDVPTDRMKLAMKLLKPVLDHRVQKTKWCVLRWPTASMAQQASMSTEAFEDFYFRVCTLDYGKMAASMNALKVLMDKTDAVHIKGPKTDLRFSIRGIGAIICGGTHNIPDGEVFSCPIRDSVEGYVHFNAPTVYQGGGFDDVRLEFSKGKIVNATGNNTKKINQILDSDEGARYIGEFSLAFNPHILEPMRDILFDEKISGSFHFTPGQAYEQADNGNRSQVHWDLVNIQREDYGGGEVWFDGKLIRKDGIFVEPTLLPLNPENLV, via the coding sequence ATGCAAGATCCTCGTTACGCGCGACTTTCCGATATTCTCGTCCGGCACTCTACGAGATTGCAGCCTGGAGAAAAAGTCCTGCTCGACGCCTTCGACATTCCCGAGGAAATGCTGGTCGCCCTAGTTCGTGCGGTTCGCAGTGTGGGCGCGCTGCCGTTTGTGCAGATTCACCGGGCGTCGGTCACGCGTGAGCTGATGCGCGAGGCGAACGAGGCGCAATATGAGATTCTCTCCACTTTGGAACTCGCCCGGATGCGCAAGATGGATGCCTACATTGCGCTCCGTGGCAGCCACAACATCAATGAGCTTTCCGACGTTCCGACGGATCGAATGAAACTCGCCATGAAGCTGCTCAAGCCCGTGCTCGATCATCGTGTGCAGAAGACGAAATGGTGCGTTCTGCGCTGGCCGACCGCCTCGATGGCGCAGCAAGCGAGCATGAGCACAGAGGCGTTTGAGGATTTTTATTTCCGCGTCTGCACACTGGATTACGGAAAAATGGCGGCGAGCATGAATGCGCTCAAAGTCCTCATGGACAAGACGGATGCGGTCCACATCAAGGGTCCAAAAACCGATCTGCGTTTCAGCATTCGCGGCATCGGCGCGATCATTTGCGGCGGCACGCACAACATTCCCGACGGCGAGGTTTTTTCCTGTCCGATCCGCGATTCCGTCGAGGGCTACGTGCATTTCAACGCGCCGACGGTTTATCAAGGCGGCGGTTTTGACGACGTGCGCCTGGAGTTTTCCAAGGGAAAAATCGTCAACGCCACGGGCAACAACACGAAAAAGATCAACCAAATCCTCGATTCCGACGAGGGTGCGCGCTACATCGGGGAGTTTTCGCTGGCCTTCAATCCACACATTCTCGAGCCGATGCGCGACATTCTTTTCGACGAGAAAATCAGCGGCAGCTTCCATTTCACGCCGGGCCAGGCCTACGAGCAGGCCGACAACGGCAATCGCTCGCAAGTTCACTGGGATTTGGTGAATATCCAGCGCGAGGATTACGGCGGCGGCGAGGTTTGGTTTGACGGCAAACTCATTCGCAAGGACGGCATTTTTGTCGAGCCGACGTTGCTCCCGCTAAACCCGGAGAATCTGGTTTAA
- the rpsJ gene encoding 30S ribosomal protein S10: protein MTTGQRIRIRLKGFDYRMLDQSSIEIVETAKRTGARVAGPIPLPTRIEKFTVNRSAHVDKKSMEQFEVRTHKRLLDIIEPTAKTVDELRKLNLPAGVDITIKI from the coding sequence ATGACCACTGGCCAACGCATACGCATCCGACTCAAAGGTTTCGACTACCGGATGCTCGATCAATCCTCTATTGAAATCGTGGAAACCGCCAAGCGCACCGGCGCTCGTGTGGCCGGCCCGATCCCGCTGCCCACCCGCATCGAGAAATTCACCGTTAACCGTTCTGCCCACGTGGATAAAAAATCCATGGAGCAGTTTGAAGTTCGCACCCACAAGCGCCTGCTCGACATCATCGAGCCGACCGCCAAGACCGTCGATGAGCTCCGCAAACTGAACCTCCCGGCTGGTGTGGACATCACTATCAAGATCTGA
- a CDS encoding endonuclease/exonuclease/phosphatase family protein — MIRVLLFFLLTCSLSVLAEGPAEVRFLAYNLENYIRSVPEGSRPVEPKSEKSIAALIAVIASEKPDIIGVCEMGAPAEFEDFLTRLKAAGLDFPHTEYVQAADLERHVALASRFPISARHSQTNLSFDLIGKKQYYKRGILDVTIDVTATCQLHFIGTHLKSKRDVPEDESLVRRGEAHLLRLHCKSILEKTPDARMLVYGDFNDTINEASIREIMGRKNSDDALRPVDLRDVNGDKWTHYWKTADIYSRIDYVLTSRAATQDVIAEKSHIPRPANWYEASDHRPLVVVLRVRP, encoded by the coding sequence ATGATCCGAGTTCTTCTTTTTTTTCTTCTCACCTGCAGCCTGAGCGTCTTGGCGGAAGGTCCGGCGGAGGTTCGTTTTCTCGCCTACAACCTCGAAAACTACATCCGCTCCGTCCCGGAAGGCAGCCGGCCAGTCGAACCGAAGTCGGAGAAAAGCATTGCCGCGCTTATCGCCGTCATTGCCTCGGAAAAACCCGACATTATCGGCGTCTGCGAAATGGGCGCACCGGCCGAGTTTGAGGACTTTCTAACTCGGCTCAAAGCCGCCGGGCTCGATTTCCCCCACACCGAATACGTCCAGGCGGCGGACTTGGAGCGCCATGTCGCACTGGCCAGCCGGTTTCCGATTTCCGCCCGTCATTCGCAGACGAATCTCTCCTTCGATCTCATAGGCAAAAAGCAGTATTACAAACGCGGTATTCTCGACGTCACCATCGACGTCACGGCCACATGCCAGCTCCATTTCATTGGAACTCACCTGAAAAGTAAGCGCGATGTGCCGGAGGACGAGTCGCTGGTGCGACGCGGCGAGGCGCATTTGCTGCGATTGCACTGCAAGTCGATTCTGGAAAAAACGCCTGACGCGCGAATGTTAGTTTATGGCGATTTCAATGATACGATCAATGAGGCGTCGATCCGCGAAATCATGGGCCGCAAAAACTCCGACGACGCCCTCCGGCCCGTCGATCTGCGCGACGTAAACGGCGACAAATGGACGCATTACTGGAAGACAGCCGACATTTATTCCCGCATCGACTACGTCCTCACTAGCCGGGCCGCGACTCAGGATGTGATCGCTGAAAAATCACACATTCCCCGCCCGGCAAATTGGTATGAGGCCAGCGACCACCGCCCGCTCGTAGTCGTCTTGCGGGTGCGGCCCTAG
- a CDS encoding ATP-dependent DNA ligase, translating to MACFSHDRLPMIDVRYHNGVYLPAHDLWLDPQRDQDFAFVSHAHADHIGRHREVIFSANTARLMRARLPGERIEHVLEYDTPVEFRGGTVRLLPAGHIYGSAQFHYETEAGSLLYTGDFKLRQGKSAEPAEWRSADILIMETTFGLPRYVFPPAEGILEDIRKFCIEALEEGYVPILLGYSLGKAQEILAALQPLGVPVMLHGAVWRMTKLYGEMTVRFPELELYQAGAVQGKILICPPSANRSIMLKKIKNRRVAMLSGWALTPGAIHRYQCDAVFPLSDHADYPDLLRYVELVRPKRVLTLHGFAEEFAADLRARGVEAWSLTGHNQLELSIALGGIAEIPMELESKKSEGSFSRFCAVCDRIAAVTGKKEKIRLLAELLQSLPPGEAPLAAVFLTGRAFAQSDPRVLQVGWALIRRAVMLAAGVSEGEFRAKTSGLGDIGKAVLIALAGRAGTGDFSLTQVADAFARLEQTRGPTAKSAVLREILMELDATEAAYFVRILTSDLRIGLKEGLVEESIAEAFGVAADDVREANMLTGDLSQVVILTQENRLADAGIQLFHPVKVMLASPEPTAEAIWERFGPAAADGVLVEDKYDGIRAQIHLDGTRTELFSRDLRPITNQFPELAVAFATSAIFDGEILAFAEGKALTFFDLQKRLGRKSHADLFIDSDIPVVFTAFDLLYLDGNSLLKTPLAERRSLLKTLQLPSPFRLAEATLVRSADEMEAAFIAARARRNEGLIVKDATSFYLPGRRGGAWYKLKKELATLDVVVTAVEQGHGKRSHVLSDYTFAVRRDGTEELLTIGKAYSGLTDVEIEELTAHFESNVIGHWGHARLVQPDIILEVAFDSIQPSKRHPSGLAMRFPRIKAIRRDKTLRDIDTLSFAKSLVG from the coding sequence GTGGCATGTTTTTCCCATGACCGGCTGCCCATGATTGATGTGCGTTATCACAACGGGGTCTATCTCCCGGCGCACGACCTCTGGCTCGACCCGCAGCGGGATCAGGATTTTGCGTTCGTCAGCCACGCTCATGCCGACCATATCGGGCGTCATCGGGAGGTGATTTTTTCCGCGAACACAGCCCGACTGATGCGCGCGCGGCTGCCGGGGGAACGCATCGAGCACGTCCTGGAGTACGACACGCCGGTGGAGTTTCGCGGGGGCACGGTGCGCCTGCTTCCGGCGGGTCACATCTACGGCTCGGCGCAATTCCACTACGAGACCGAAGCCGGGTCGCTCCTTTACACAGGCGACTTTAAGCTGCGTCAGGGCAAATCCGCCGAGCCCGCAGAGTGGCGTTCGGCGGACATCCTCATCATGGAGACGACATTTGGCCTGCCGCGCTACGTGTTTCCGCCTGCGGAGGGGATATTGGAGGACATCCGGAAGTTTTGCATCGAGGCGCTGGAGGAGGGCTACGTGCCCATTTTGCTGGGCTATTCGCTGGGCAAGGCGCAGGAAATCCTCGCCGCGCTCCAGCCGCTCGGCGTGCCGGTAATGCTCCACGGCGCGGTCTGGCGAATGACGAAGCTCTACGGCGAAATGACGGTCCGGTTCCCGGAGTTGGAGCTCTATCAAGCTGGTGCGGTGCAGGGGAAAATCCTCATTTGCCCGCCGAGCGCGAACCGCTCGATCATGCTGAAGAAGATCAAAAACCGGCGCGTCGCCATGCTCTCGGGCTGGGCGCTCACGCCGGGGGCGATCCATCGCTACCAATGCGACGCGGTGTTTCCGCTTTCCGACCACGCCGATTACCCGGATTTGTTGCGCTACGTGGAACTCGTCCGACCGAAACGCGTGCTGACGTTGCACGGCTTCGCCGAGGAATTTGCCGCCGATCTGCGGGCGAGGGGAGTGGAAGCGTGGTCGCTCACGGGTCACAATCAATTGGAACTCAGTATCGCCCTCGGCGGCATCGCGGAGATTCCAATGGAACTCGAATCGAAAAAAAGTGAGGGGAGTTTCAGTCGATTCTGCGCTGTCTGCGACCGCATCGCCGCCGTCACGGGCAAAAAGGAAAAAATCCGGCTGCTCGCGGAATTGCTGCAAAGCCTGCCGCCGGGGGAAGCTCCGCTCGCTGCCGTGTTTCTCACCGGACGCGCCTTTGCCCAGAGCGATCCGCGCGTCCTGCAAGTCGGCTGGGCGCTGATCCGCCGCGCCGTGATGCTGGCCGCGGGCGTGTCCGAAGGGGAATTTCGCGCGAAAACCAGCGGGCTGGGGGACATCGGCAAGGCCGTTCTCATCGCGCTCGCCGGTCGCGCGGGCACGGGTGATTTCTCCCTGACTCAAGTCGCCGACGCCTTTGCTCGGCTGGAACAAACCCGCGGCCCGACTGCGAAATCCGCCGTGCTGCGCGAGATATTGATGGAACTCGACGCCACCGAGGCCGCGTATTTCGTTCGCATCCTCACGAGCGACTTGCGCATCGGACTCAAGGAAGGCCTCGTCGAGGAAAGCATCGCGGAGGCATTTGGAGTCGCGGCGGACGACGTTCGCGAGGCGAATATGCTCACCGGAGATTTGAGTCAGGTCGTTATCTTGACCCAAGAAAACCGCCTTGCCGACGCGGGCATCCAGCTTTTTCACCCGGTAAAAGTGATGCTCGCCTCGCCCGAACCGACTGCCGAGGCGATCTGGGAACGCTTCGGTCCCGCCGCTGCCGACGGCGTGCTGGTCGAGGATAAATACGACGGCATCCGCGCCCAGATTCATCTCGATGGCACTCGCACGGAGCTGTTTTCGCGCGATCTGCGCCCGATCACGAATCAGTTTCCCGAGCTGGCGGTGGCGTTTGCGACGTCAGCGATTTTCGATGGGGAAATTCTGGCGTTTGCCGAGGGCAAGGCGCTGACGTTTTTCGATTTGCAGAAACGGCTCGGGCGCAAAAGCCACGCCGATCTGTTTATCGACTCGGATATTCCGGTCGTTTTCACCGCGTTCGACTTGCTCTATCTGGACGGAAATTCCTTGCTGAAGACGCCGCTTGCCGAACGTCGTTCCCTCCTGAAAACACTGCAACTCCCGTCACCTTTTCGGCTGGCCGAAGCGACGCTGGTGCGTTCTGCCGATGAAATGGAGGCCGCCTTCATAGCCGCCCGCGCCCGCAGAAACGAGGGCTTGATCGTGAAGGACGCGACAAGTTTTTATCTCCCGGGACGGCGCGGCGGAGCCTGGTATAAATTGAAAAAGGAGCTCGCGACCCTCGATGTCGTGGTCACTGCCGTCGAGCAAGGCCACGGGAAACGCAGCCATGTTTTGAGCGATTACACGTTCGCCGTTCGCCGCGACGGGACGGAGGAATTGCTCACCATCGGCAAGGCGTATTCGGGCCTCACCGACGTTGAAATCGAGGAACTGACGGCGCACTTTGAGTCGAATGTGATCGGTCACTGGGGTCACGCGCGCCTCGTGCAGCCGGACATTATATTGGAAGTCGCCTTTGACTCGATCCAGCCGAGCAAGCGCCACCCAAGCGGACTCGCCATGCGTTTCCCCCGGATCAAGGCCATCCGCCGCGACAAAACCCTGCGGGACATCGACACCCTGAGCTTTGCAAAAAGCTTGGTGGGATAA
- the rpsG gene encoding 30S ribosomal protein S7 has product MSRRRKTIHKEVKADGRYGSSEVAALISTIMIGGKKSTAERIVYGAIDKSREGSDIVDPLETLHKALENVKPRLEVKSRRVGGATYQVPMEVPQARQVALAMRWIVGFAQKRRGIPMIDALSNELKDAAAGQGNAIKKRDDTHKMAQANRAFAHFRF; this is encoded by the coding sequence ATGTCTCGTCGCCGCAAAACCATTCACAAAGAAGTCAAGGCAGATGGCCGTTATGGTTCCTCTGAAGTCGCTGCTCTCATCAGCACGATCATGATCGGTGGAAAGAAATCCACCGCCGAGCGCATCGTTTACGGTGCCATCGACAAGAGCCGCGAAGGTTCCGACATCGTTGATCCTCTCGAAACTCTTCACAAGGCTCTCGAAAACGTGAAGCCTCGTCTGGAAGTCAAATCCCGCCGCGTCGGTGGTGCCACTTATCAGGTTCCGATGGAAGTCCCGCAGGCCCGTCAAGTCGCTCTCGCGATGCGCTGGATTGTTGGTTTTGCCCAGAAACGTCGTGGCATTCCCATGATCGATGCGCTTTCCAATGAATTGAAAGACGCTGCTGCTGGTCAGGGCAACGCGATCAAGAAACGCGACGACACTCATAAGATGGCTCAAGCAAACCGCGCTTTCGCCCACTTCCGCTTCTAA
- a CDS encoding twin-arginine translocase TatA/TatE family subunit, producing MNSLLALSAPGWPEIMVIMFFVLIFFGAKKLPELARSLGQSMHEFKKAKDEFHRELHNPAEPVAVQPAKDQETAVKPS from the coding sequence ATGAACTCACTCCTCGCCCTTTCCGCTCCCGGCTGGCCAGAAATCATGGTCATCATGTTCTTCGTTCTCATTTTCTTTGGAGCCAAGAAACTTCCCGAACTCGCCCGCAGCCTCGGCCAGAGCATGCACGAATTCAAAAAGGCCAAGGATGAATTTCATCGCGAACTGCACAACCCCGCCGAGCCGGTCGCCGTCCAGCCCGCCAAGGATCAGGAAACTGCGGTCAAGCCTTCCTAA